A window from Electrophorus electricus isolate fEleEle1 chromosome 7, fEleEle1.pri, whole genome shotgun sequence encodes these proteins:
- the LOC118241713 gene encoding deleted in malignant brain tumors 1 protein, producing the protein MCAGQREMDSYRTLILLMSTVTLTTAGVRLVDGPRCSGRVEVLHGKTWTTVCDADFDQQDAEVVCRDLGCGPPEEVLGAAAFGRGEGQVWTEELQCRGNESDIYSCPTSSYKHSCSHDNDVGLLCAGKKDNVRLVDGSSHCSGRVEVLHRGQWGTVCDDDWDMRDAAVVCRELGCGEAVDVLGNSHFGPGSGPIWMDDIDCSGSESTLKNCRSAGWGKHNCNQTKNAGVICSGKLQYILRLVGAPRCTGRVEVLHRKTWATVCHSDFDQKDAEVVCRELGCGPPMEVLGTASFGRGEGQVWSEELQCTGNESQFHLCPSSSTLKHNSFHEHGVALVQCKADGRWWSLFWDSGGSS; encoded by the exons atgtgtgcagggcagagggagatggacagctaTCGGACTTTAATTCTTCTGATGtccacagtcacactcactaCTGCGG gagtGAGGCTGGTCGATGGTCCTCGCTGCTCTGGGAGGGTagaggtgcttcatgggaagacctggaccacagtgtgtgatgctgactttgaccagcaggatgcagaggttgtgtgtagagacctgggctgtgggcctcctgaggaggtgctgggagcagctgcttttggcagaggggagggccaggtgtggacagaagAGCTTCAGTGCAGAGGCAATGAATCTGATATTTACTCTTGTCCGACATCTTCATACAAACACAGTTGCTCTCATGACAACGATGTGGGTCTGttgtgtgctggtaagaa AGACAATGTGAGACTGGTGGATGGTAGTAGTCACTGTTCTGGGAGAGTagaggttcttcatagaggacagtggggaacagtgtgcgatgatgactgggatatgagagatgctgcagtggtgtgtagagagctgggttgtggggaggctgtagatgtactgggtaattctcactttggaccaggatcaggaccaatctggatggatgatatagactgtagtggatcagagtctacactgaagaactgtagaTCCGCAGGTTGGGGTAAACATAACTGTAATCAAACTAAAAATGCTGGCGTtatctgctcaggtaaactACAATACATCT tGAGGCTGGTTGGTGCTCCTCGCTgcactgggagagtggaggtgcttCATAGGAAGACCTGGGCCACTGTGTGTCATTCTGACTTTGACCAgaaggatgcagaggttgtgtgtagagagctgggctgtgggcctcCTATGGAGGTGCTGGGAACAGCttcttttggcagaggggagggccaggtgtggtcagaggagcttcagtgtacAGGCAACGAATCTCAGTTTCACCTCTGTCCTTCATCATCTACACTTAAACACAACAGCTTTCATGAGCATGGCGTGGCACtagt